In a genomic window of Salegentibacter salegens:
- a CDS encoding pyruvate carboxylase, with amino-acid sequence MKIQKVLVANRGEIAIRIFRACTEIGIRTVGIFTFEDRYSLHRYKADESYQIGPDKEPLKPYLDIDAIINTAKEVGADAIHPGYGFLSENAGFAQACKDNNIIFIGPEVSVLKSLGDKVTAKTVAVKNNVPVIQSNEKDLESLDIAIEEADRIGYPIMLKAASGGGGRGMRVLREEAELRKAFSESKREALNAFGDDTVFIEKFIENPKHIEIQIVGDNHGNMVHLFERDCSVQRRYQKVIEFAPSYNLNQTTKEKLYEYAVNICKAVNYNNIGTVEFLVDHDGSIYFIEVNPRIQVEHTVTEVVTGIDLVKAQLFIAGGYKLSDEQIKIKDQASLSTNGFALQCRITTEDPANDFQPDYGTITTYRSASGFGIRLDAGSLYQGVTISPFFDSMLVKVSSSGRTLDGACRKMRRALTEFRIRGVKTNIPFLDNILQHEKFREGSVTVNFIANNPDLFKLKETRNRATRMVEFLGDVVVNGNPDVKEIIEKPKLIKADVPAFDRHASYPKGTKDLLTELGPEKFAEWLKNEKKIHFTDTTFRDAHQSLLATRMRSTDMLKVAEGFAKNHPETFSMEVWGGATFDVCLRFLRENPWERLQLLRKAMPNILLQMLMRGSNGVGYTAYPDNLIEKFVAEAWENGVDIFRIFDSLNWMKSIAPCIEYVRKNTSGLAEASICYTGDILDKNSKYNLEYYLQLAKDIENAGAHILAIKDMAGLLKPYAAGELVSALKSEINIPVHLHTHDTSSIQSATYLKAIEAGVDVVDVALGGLSGLTSQPNFNSLVEMTKSGERKADFNMEKLNEYSHYWEAVRKYYFPFESGLKAGTADVYKHEIPGGQYSNLKPQAESLGLASRFHEITAMYSKVNKLFGDIIKVTPSSKVVGDMAQYLVSNNLSIEDVMEKGENLSFPQSVVNFFKGDLGQPYGGFPAELQKIILKDQKPYTDRPNAHLEPIDFEKEFKEFCDIFKEGMGRKLEMTDFLSYKLYPKVFTEYFNHYRKFGEVMNIPTPNFFYGMQPGEEITVEMDKGKILLIEFQSVGTADEDGLVDAFFKVNGQTRTVKIQDKSVKVEKVVHQKIDKSNDKEVGAPIQGSISSVLVEKGQKVKKNEPLFVIEAMKMETTITATKEGEIDEIIHKEGTMVFADDLVIKLKD; translated from the coding sequence ATGAAGATTCAAAAAGTATTAGTGGCCAATCGTGGGGAAATCGCGATTCGAATTTTTAGAGCCTGCACCGAAATAGGAATAAGAACTGTAGGTATTTTCACCTTTGAAGATCGCTACTCCCTGCACCGCTATAAGGCCGATGAATCTTACCAAATAGGCCCCGATAAAGAGCCTTTAAAACCTTATCTGGATATAGATGCGATAATCAATACCGCCAAAGAGGTGGGTGCCGATGCTATCCATCCCGGTTATGGATTCCTCTCAGAAAACGCCGGTTTTGCACAAGCCTGTAAAGACAACAATATTATTTTTATTGGGCCCGAGGTTTCGGTATTAAAGAGCCTGGGCGATAAAGTTACCGCGAAAACTGTAGCGGTAAAGAATAATGTTCCGGTGATCCAGAGCAACGAAAAAGATCTGGAAAGCCTTGATATTGCTATCGAAGAAGCCGACCGAATAGGTTATCCCATTATGCTGAAAGCTGCCAGCGGTGGTGGAGGCCGTGGAATGCGAGTGCTTAGAGAAGAAGCTGAACTGAGAAAAGCTTTTTCAGAATCTAAACGCGAAGCGCTGAATGCCTTTGGAGATGATACCGTTTTTATTGAAAAATTCATTGAAAATCCGAAGCATATTGAAATCCAGATCGTGGGAGATAACCACGGGAATATGGTGCATCTTTTTGAGCGTGATTGCTCGGTGCAACGTCGCTATCAAAAGGTGATCGAGTTTGCGCCTTCGTATAATCTAAACCAAACCACAAAAGAGAAACTTTATGAGTATGCCGTAAATATTTGTAAAGCGGTGAATTATAATAATATCGGGACGGTAGAATTTCTGGTAGATCACGATGGCAGTATTTACTTTATTGAAGTAAATCCACGAATCCAGGTAGAGCATACTGTTACTGAAGTTGTAACGGGAATAGACCTGGTTAAAGCGCAGTTATTTATCGCCGGTGGTTATAAACTAAGCGATGAGCAGATAAAAATTAAAGATCAGGCTTCGCTAAGCACTAACGGTTTTGCGCTGCAATGTAGAATTACAACCGAAGATCCCGCCAACGATTTTCAACCCGATTATGGGACCATTACCACGTATAGAAGTGCTTCCGGATTTGGGATTAGATTGGATGCCGGTAGTTTGTATCAGGGCGTGACAATTTCGCCTTTCTTTGATTCTATGCTGGTAAAAGTTTCTTCTAGCGGAAGAACTTTAGATGGCGCCTGCCGTAAAATGCGTCGTGCTTTAACTGAATTTAGAATTAGGGGCGTAAAAACCAATATTCCGTTTTTAGACAATATTCTTCAGCATGAAAAATTTAGGGAGGGGAGCGTAACCGTTAATTTTATCGCCAATAATCCCGATCTATTTAAACTGAAGGAAACCCGGAATCGCGCTACCAGGATGGTGGAATTTCTAGGTGATGTGGTGGTAAACGGAAATCCCGATGTAAAGGAAATAATAGAAAAACCGAAACTTATAAAAGCCGATGTTCCTGCTTTTGATCGCCATGCATCATATCCAAAAGGAACCAAAGATTTGCTTACCGAGCTTGGCCCAGAGAAGTTTGCAGAATGGTTAAAAAATGAAAAGAAGATTCATTTTACCGATACTACTTTTAGGGATGCGCATCAAAGTCTGCTGGCTACCAGGATGCGAAGTACAGATATGCTAAAAGTGGCTGAAGGTTTTGCTAAAAACCATCCTGAAACATTCAGTATGGAAGTTTGGGGAGGCGCTACGTTTGATGTTTGCCTCAGATTTTTAAGAGAAAACCCCTGGGAACGTTTGCAACTACTTCGGAAAGCGATGCCAAATATCTTGCTGCAAATGCTAATGCGAGGTTCAAACGGGGTAGGCTATACCGCGTATCCAGATAATTTGATTGAGAAATTTGTGGCTGAAGCCTGGGAAAACGGAGTAGATATTTTCAGGATTTTCGATTCTTTAAACTGGATGAAATCCATTGCGCCCTGTATAGAATACGTGCGTAAAAATACTTCCGGCCTTGCAGAGGCTTCCATTTGTTACACCGGCGATATACTCGACAAAAACAGTAAGTATAATTTGGAATATTATCTTCAGCTGGCGAAAGATATTGAAAACGCCGGGGCGCATATTTTGGCGATAAAAGATATGGCCGGGCTGCTAAAACCTTACGCCGCCGGCGAGTTGGTTTCCGCATTAAAATCAGAGATCAATATTCCGGTGCATTTGCATACTCACGATACTTCTTCCATACAATCAGCTACTTATTTAAAAGCCATAGAAGCCGGGGTAGATGTGGTAGATGTTGCGCTGGGTGGACTTTCCGGACTTACCTCGCAGCCTAATTTTAATTCCCTGGTGGAAATGACGAAATCTGGCGAGCGTAAAGCCGATTTCAATATGGAGAAACTCAATGAATATTCGCATTATTGGGAAGCGGTAAGAAAGTATTATTTCCCATTTGAAAGCGGACTTAAAGCCGGAACTGCCGATGTTTATAAACACGAAATTCCTGGCGGGCAGTATTCCAACCTTAAACCACAAGCCGAATCTTTAGGGTTGGCTTCCAGGTTTCACGAGATCACCGCGATGTATTCTAAGGTGAATAAACTATTTGGCGATATTATTAAAGTGACGCCAAGTAGTAAGGTGGTGGGCGATATGGCGCAGTACCTGGTGAGTAATAATTTGAGTATAGAAGATGTAATGGAAAAAGGCGAAAACCTTTCTTTTCCGCAATCGGTGGTAAACTTTTTTAAAGGCGATCTTGGTCAGCCTTATGGCGGTTTTCCTGCTGAGCTGCAAAAGATCATCTTAAAAGATCAAAAACCTTATACCGACAGGCCTAATGCACATTTAGAACCCATAGATTTTGAAAAGGAATTCAAGGAATTCTGCGATATTTTCAAGGAAGGGATGGGCCGAAAACTGGAAATGACAGATTTCCTTTCGTATAAATTATATCCAAAGGTGTTTACCGAATATTTTAATCATTATAGAAAATTCGGGGAAGTAATGAATATTCCCACTCCTAATTTTTTCTACGGAATGCAACCCGGCGAAGAGATCACGGTTGAAATGGATAAAGGGAAAATTCTGCTTATAGAATTCCAATCGGTGGGAACTGCAGATGAAGACGGACTCGTAGATGCATTCTTTAAAGTAAATGGCCAGACCAGAACAGTAAAAATTCAGGATAAATCGGTTAAGGTTGAAAAAGTGGTTCATCAAAAGATTGATAAATCGAACGATAAGGAAGTCGGTGCACCTATTCAGGGCTCTATTTCTTCGGTTTTAGTGGAAAAAGGACAAAAAGTTAAAAAGAACGAACCTTTATTTGTGATTGAAGCTATGAAAATGGAAACCACGATCACCGCTACTAAAGAAGGCGAAATAGATGAAATAATCCATAAAGAAGGCACCATGGTTTTTGCTGATGATTTGGTGATTAAACTTAAAGACTAG
- a CDS encoding uracil-DNA glycosylase family protein — translation MFHHTHPYKPFIPENATKLIVGTLPPPRFTKGEFKEGDVNFCYGSRDGLLWLVLDNIFELDLKFETTEEAVKQRKEFLKERGIGICDMVESSRREKVDASDLGMQEVELRDMIGILEENPNIETLLFTGGNSKNGPEYFFRRHLKQIESDIRLKVISNEVPRVHQFVLNGRLIKTVSLTAPSGSANRAIGSMELYKQLKQKDKDFNTIDFRVMQYREWF, via the coding sequence ATGTTTCACCACACACATCCCTATAAACCTTTTATTCCGGAAAACGCAACAAAACTAATTGTAGGAACATTACCGCCTCCAAGATTTACGAAAGGGGAATTTAAGGAAGGTGATGTTAATTTTTGCTACGGTAGCCGCGACGGACTTTTATGGCTCGTGCTGGATAATATTTTCGAGCTGGACCTTAAATTTGAAACCACAGAAGAAGCGGTAAAACAACGTAAAGAGTTTTTAAAAGAAAGAGGGATAGGAATCTGTGATATGGTAGAAAGCAGTAGGAGGGAAAAGGTAGATGCTTCCGATCTTGGGATGCAGGAAGTAGAACTTAGGGATATGATAGGGATTTTAGAAGAAAATCCGAATATAGAAACCCTGCTTTTTACCGGCGGAAATTCCAAAAATGGTCCTGAATATTTTTTCCGAAGGCATTTAAAGCAAATTGAAAGTGATATCCGTTTAAAAGTAATTTCCAACGAAGTTCCGCGGGTTCACCAGTTTGTTCTGAATGGCCGACTCATAAAAACAGTCTCTCTAACCGCGCCTTCGGGTTCGGCCAATCGTGCTATTGGAAGTATGGAGCTTTACAAACAACTAAAACAAAAAGATAAGGATTTTAATACCATAGATTTTAGGGTAATGCAGTATAGGGAGTGGTTTTAA
- a CDS encoding 30S ribosomal protein THX yields MGRGDKKTKRGKIAIGTHGKLRPKRKKFKVKPTTMAEQEKKELQ; encoded by the coding sequence ATGGGACGTGGAGACAAAAAAACGAAACGAGGAAAAATTGCTATCGGTACACATGGAAAATTGCGCCCTAAACGTAAAAAGTTTAAGGTGAAACCAACCACCATGGCCGAGCAGGAAAAGAAAGAGTTACAGTAG
- the trpA gene encoding tryptophan synthase subunit alpha, with amino-acid sequence MNRINKKLQEEQKMLSIYFTAGYPEPEDTISIIQDLEKNGVDFIEIGLPFSDPLADGPTIQKSSTKALKSGMTTIRLFDQLKGIRESVEIPLIIMGYFNPILQYGVEKFCKKCAETGIDGLIIPDLPVDVYNEEYKSIFEENGLQNIFLITPQTSEERIRFIDSVSNGFIYMVSSASVTGSTSGFGDETKKYFKRVSDMQLKNPQVVGFGISDAESFQQATQYAKGAIIGSAFIKHLNADGKNNIADFVKSIRPV; translated from the coding sequence ATGAACAGAATAAATAAAAAACTTCAGGAAGAGCAAAAGATGCTTTCTATCTATTTTACAGCTGGTTATCCTGAACCTGAAGATACAATTTCCATTATTCAGGATTTAGAAAAAAACGGGGTAGATTTTATTGAAATCGGTTTGCCATTTAGCGATCCGCTGGCGGATGGTCCAACTATCCAGAAGAGTTCTACCAAAGCGCTAAAAAGTGGAATGACTACCATTAGACTCTTTGATCAGCTGAAAGGAATTCGGGAGTCTGTAGAAATCCCGCTGATTATTATGGGATATTTTAATCCTATTCTTCAGTATGGCGTGGAGAAATTCTGTAAAAAATGCGCTGAAACTGGCATTGACGGACTTATAATACCAGATCTCCCGGTAGATGTGTATAATGAAGAATATAAATCGATTTTCGAGGAAAACGGACTTCAGAATATTTTCCTGATAACGCCGCAAACTTCCGAGGAGCGTATTCGATTTATAGATTCAGTTTCTAACGGGTTTATCTATATGGTAAGTTCTGCGAGCGTGACCGGTTCTACCAGTGGTTTTGGCGATGAAACCAAAAAATATTTTAAAAGAGTGAGCGATATGCAACTCAAAAATCCGCAGGTGGTTGGTTTTGGAATTAGTGATGCCGAAAGTTTTCAGCAGGCGACTCAGTATGCTAAGGGAGCTATTATTGGTTCGGCTTTTATTAAACACCTCAACGCTGATGGAAAAAATAATATAGCTGACTTTGTGAAAAGCATCAGGCCGGTTTAA
- the trpB gene encoding tryptophan synthase subunit beta, whose translation MSYQANEKGYYGDFGGAFIPEMLYPNVEELRSQYLDIMKEESFQKEFKDLLRDYVGRPTPLYYAKRFSEKYNTKIYLKREDLCHTGAHKVNNTVGQILMAKRLGKDRIIAETGAGQHGVATATVCALMGIECIVYMGEVDIERQAPNVARMKMLGAKVVPAKSGSRTLKDATNEAIRDWINNPLDTHYIIGSVVGPHPYPDMVARFQAVISEEIKIQLKEKENRENPDYVVACVGGGSNAAGAYFHYLDNPDVGIIAVEAAGKGIQSGESAATSALGKEGIIHGSKTLLMQTDDGQITEPYSISAGLDYPGVGPMHANLFRSGRGEFISITDKAAMDAGLELAKLEGIIPAIETSHALAIFEDRKFKKDDVVVINLSGRGDKDLSTYIDYFDL comes from the coding sequence ATGAGCTATCAGGCTAACGAAAAAGGATATTACGGCGATTTTGGGGGAGCTTTTATTCCCGAAATGCTCTATCCAAATGTAGAGGAATTGCGTTCGCAGTACCTGGATATCATGAAAGAGGAATCTTTTCAAAAAGAATTTAAGGATCTATTGCGCGATTATGTAGGGCGTCCAACTCCGCTTTATTATGCTAAACGTTTTAGTGAAAAATACAATACAAAAATATACCTAAAACGCGAAGATCTTTGCCATACCGGTGCGCATAAAGTGAACAATACCGTGGGGCAAATTCTAATGGCAAAACGCCTTGGCAAAGACCGAATTATCGCTGAGACCGGTGCCGGACAGCATGGCGTTGCTACCGCTACTGTTTGCGCGCTTATGGGCATTGAGTGTATCGTTTATATGGGCGAGGTTGATATTGAACGCCAGGCGCCAAACGTAGCCCGAATGAAAATGCTTGGAGCCAAAGTGGTTCCGGCAAAATCAGGTAGTCGAACTTTAAAAGATGCCACCAACGAAGCGATTCGAGATTGGATTAACAACCCACTAGATACACATTATATTATTGGTTCTGTGGTTGGGCCTCATCCCTACCCTGATATGGTAGCGAGATTTCAGGCAGTGATTTCGGAGGAAATTAAAATTCAGTTGAAGGAAAAAGAGAATCGTGAAAATCCTGATTATGTAGTGGCTTGCGTAGGTGGCGGAAGTAACGCCGCTGGTGCTTATTTCCATTATTTAGACAATCCAGATGTGGGGATTATTGCGGTAGAAGCAGCCGGAAAAGGCATACAAAGTGGTGAAAGTGCCGCGACTTCTGCTTTGGGGAAAGAAGGTATTATTCACGGCAGTAAAACGCTACTGATGCAAACCGACGACGGGCAAATTACTGAGCCTTATTCTATTTCCGCGGGACTCGATTATCCGGGTGTGGGGCCAATGCACGCCAACTTATTTAGAAGTGGCCGTGGAGAGTTTATTTCCATAACCGATAAAGCTGCAATGGATGCCGGCCTGGAACTTGCAAAACTGGAAGGGATTATACCTGCTATTGAAACCTCTCATGCCCTGGCGATTTTTGAAGACCGAAAGTTTAAAAAAGACGATGTAGTAGTGATCAATCTTTCAGGTCGTGGCGACAAGGATTTGAGTACGTATATTGATTATTTTGATCTTTAG
- a CDS encoding phosphoribosylanthranilate isomerase encodes MKNLKLKICGMKHPENISEVAKLQPDYMGFIFYEKTPRNFDAEIPEISLAIKKTGVFVNEEIDLILEKIKKHDLNAIQLHGDESAAFCAELKTLLIETEVEIIKVFSVKDDFDFERLEEYEAVVDYFLFDTKGKNKGGNGITFNWEILKEYPSEKPFFLSGGIGPEEVEAIKKLKAYFEENGKGNLLYAIDVNSKFEEEAGFKNVDKLKEFRKRF; translated from the coding sequence ATGAAAAACTTAAAACTCAAAATCTGTGGGATGAAACATCCCGAAAATATCAGCGAAGTTGCAAAACTTCAGCCTGACTATATGGGTTTTATCTTTTATGAAAAAACCCCAAGAAATTTTGATGCTGAAATCCCGGAGATTTCTTTGGCAATAAAGAAAACCGGTGTTTTTGTAAATGAAGAAATCGACTTGATCCTTGAAAAAATCAAGAAACACGATCTTAATGCGATTCAATTGCACGGGGATGAAAGCGCGGCTTTTTGCGCTGAATTAAAAACCCTGTTGATCGAAACCGAGGTGGAAATTATAAAAGTTTTTTCGGTAAAAGACGATTTTGATTTTGAGCGTTTAGAGGAATATGAAGCTGTAGTAGATTATTTTCTTTTTGACACTAAAGGAAAAAACAAAGGCGGAAATGGGATCACTTTCAACTGGGAGATTTTAAAAGAATATCCTTCAGAAAAACCTTTTTTCCTCAGTGGGGGAATTGGACCGGAGGAAGTTGAAGCTATTAAAAAACTAAAAGCTTATTTTGAAGAAAATGGAAAGGGAAATTTGCTTTATGCCATAGATGTAAATAGTAAATTTGAAGAGGAAGCTGGTTTTAAAAATGTTGATAAACTGAAAGAGTTTAGAAAACGGTTTTGA
- the trpC gene encoding indole-3-glycerol phosphate synthase TrpC, which produces MNILDKIIADKHKELVLKKLVVPVSQLEKSALFERETVSLAEKLRSSKTGIIAEHKRRSPSKSVINQDLNVEDVSKGYEEAGISGMSVLTDGKYFGGSLDDLLYARAAVKMPLLRKEFIIDEYQLLEARAHGADVILLIAAVLEREEIKRLSEFAKSIGLEVLLEVHNEEELQKSILPSLDMLGVNNRNLKTFEVSTDISKELSGKIPDDFVKVSESGISSVEAIKDLQQYGYKGFLIGENFMKTNDPGKAAAEFVKELSK; this is translated from the coding sequence ATGAACATTCTAGATAAAATAATAGCCGATAAGCATAAAGAACTGGTCTTAAAAAAACTGGTGGTTCCCGTTTCACAATTGGAGAAATCTGCGCTTTTTGAGCGCGAAACGGTTTCTCTAGCCGAAAAATTGAGAAGCAGTAAAACCGGAATTATTGCAGAACATAAAAGGCGCTCGCCGTCAAAATCGGTTATCAATCAGGATTTAAATGTGGAAGACGTATCCAAAGGTTATGAAGAAGCAGGTATATCAGGAATGTCAGTACTAACTGACGGCAAGTATTTCGGCGGATCTTTAGACGATTTACTTTATGCCCGTGCTGCGGTTAAGATGCCTTTGTTGCGAAAGGAATTTATTATTGATGAATACCAACTTCTTGAAGCCAGGGCTCACGGTGCCGATGTTATTTTACTTATCGCTGCAGTGCTGGAAAGGGAAGAAATTAAAAGACTTTCAGAATTTGCAAAAAGTATAGGTCTGGAAGTATTACTGGAAGTTCATAACGAAGAAGAATTACAAAAATCCATTTTGCCCAGTCTGGATATGTTAGGCGTAAACAACCGGAATTTAAAAACGTTTGAAGTGAGCACCGATATAAGTAAAGAGCTTTCGGGGAAAATTCCTGATGATTTTGTAAAGGTTTCTGAAAGCGGAATTAGCTCGGTTGAAGCGATCAAAGATTTACAGCAATACGGTTATAAAGGCTTTTTAATCGGGGAGAATTTTATGAAGACAAACGATCCCGGAAAAGCTGCGGCTGAGTTTGTAAAAGAATTGAGCAAGTAA
- the trpD gene encoding anthranilate phosphoribosyltransferase encodes MKELLNRLINHETISKDEAKQALFSISNGEYNESQIAAFLTVYMMRSITIEELEGFRDALLELCVAIDLSAYNPIDLCGTGGDGKNTFNISTTSSFVTAGAGVNVAKHGNYGVSSVSGSSNVMESLGIKFSNDAGFLEKCIAEAGICVLHAPLFHPAMKNVAPIRKSLAVKTFFNMLGPMVNPAFPKNQLVGVFNLELARMYGYLYQNTDKNFTILHALDGYDEISLTGNTKTISNNSEGMLSPEDFGVETLKQKDIAGGGSIESSAEIFVNILKGKGTNAQNNVVCANAGMAIATAKQISVKEGFETARESINSGRALKALEKLQRLSV; translated from the coding sequence ATGAAAGAACTACTAAACAGACTCATAAACCACGAAACCATCTCTAAAGATGAAGCGAAGCAGGCGCTTTTCAGTATTTCAAATGGGGAATATAACGAAAGTCAGATCGCTGCATTTCTCACAGTTTATATGATGCGTAGCATTACCATAGAAGAACTGGAAGGTTTTCGGGATGCGCTTTTAGAACTTTGTGTAGCCATTGATCTAAGCGCTTATAATCCCATTGATCTCTGCGGAACCGGGGGCGATGGTAAGAATACTTTTAATATTTCTACCACTTCTTCTTTTGTTACGGCAGGAGCGGGAGTAAATGTGGCGAAACACGGAAACTACGGAGTTTCTTCGGTTAGCGGAAGTTCTAATGTTATGGAAAGCCTGGGAATCAAATTTAGTAACGATGCCGGATTTCTGGAAAAATGTATCGCTGAAGCCGGAATTTGTGTGTTGCACGCTCCCCTATTCCACCCGGCGATGAAAAACGTGGCACCAATTCGAAAGTCGCTTGCTGTTAAAACCTTTTTCAATATGCTTGGGCCAATGGTAAATCCGGCTTTTCCAAAAAATCAGTTAGTCGGAGTTTTTAACCTGGAACTCGCCAGAATGTATGGTTATTTGTACCAGAACACCGATAAGAATTTCACTATTTTACACGCCCTAGATGGTTATGATGAAATTTCCCTTACCGGAAATACCAAAACCATTTCCAATAATTCTGAAGGAATGTTAAGTCCGGAAGATTTTGGAGTTGAAACTTTAAAACAGAAAGATATTGCCGGGGGTGGTTCTATAGAAAGTTCAGCAGAAATCTTTGTGAATATTCTAAAAGGGAAAGGCACCAATGCACAAAATAACGTGGTTTGCGCCAACGCCGGTATGGCCATCGCCACCGCAAAACAAATTAGTGTCAAAGAAGGTTTTGAAACTGCCCGGGAATCTATAAATTCGGGTAGGGCTTTAAAAGCATTGGAGAAGTTGCAGAGGTTGAGTGTGTAG